Proteins encoded by one window of Amaranthus tricolor cultivar Red isolate AtriRed21 chromosome 4, ASM2621246v1, whole genome shotgun sequence:
- the LOC130810122 gene encoding abscisic stress-ripening protein 2-like, which produces MSEEEHKNHHHSLFHHHNHKDEEDKPIDYEKEVKDHKHKEHLGELGAVAAGAFALHEKHKAKKDPEHAHKHKIEEEIAAAAAVASGGFAFHEHHEKKDAKKEEKEHDGKHHLF; this is translated from the exons ATGTCTGAGGAAGAACATAAGAATCACCACCATAGTCTTTTCCACCACCACAACCACAAAGATGAGGAAGATAAACCAATTGACTATGAGAAGGAAGTGAAGGATCACAAACACAAAGAACACCTTGGTGAGCTTGGTGCTGTTGCTGCTGGTGCTTTTGCTCTT CATGAGAAGCACAAGGCAAAGAAAGACCCAGAACATGCTCACAAACACAAAATAGAGGAGGAAATAGCAGCAGCTGCAGCAGTTGCTTCAGGTGGATTTGCCTTCCATGAACATCATGAGAAAAAAGATGCtaagaaagaagagaaagagcATGATGGAAAACATCaccttttttaa